Proteins encoded in a region of the Streptomyces sp. NBC_01471 genome:
- a CDS encoding phosphotransferase gives MPELRHAHDAARAIVVAALGRDPGPMNAVESSSHHVFVGPDIVVKIIDAVGHTRLNREIALAPHLPTGLAAPLLDSGLHRLGTGDVRYACYARVPGATPGVGMPGVDGETARLLAENAVQRLDGLHGWVPTGEAEQTLREPLDHGGFVSRAAFRAGVEDLAALDRHRAVPRRLLDGLTAIAERAPLRARTVVPVHADCHWDNWLARDRGVTALLDFEWARFGEPADDWFFLARFSGPHMETVLDVIARATGTSPETLRAECEIREAAHLTSDLRLAFEHPDAHGWMAADRLRDLEELVVGRYWWRGAR, from the coding sequence ATGCCCGAGCTGCGGCATGCCCACGATGCCGCCCGCGCGATCGTCGTGGCGGCCCTGGGGCGCGACCCCGGCCCCATGAACGCCGTCGAGAGCAGCTCTCACCACGTGTTCGTCGGCCCGGACATCGTCGTGAAGATCATCGATGCCGTCGGCCACACACGACTGAACCGGGAGATCGCACTCGCGCCGCACCTGCCCACCGGCCTCGCCGCACCGCTGCTCGACAGTGGACTCCACCGGCTGGGGACGGGTGACGTTCGCTATGCCTGCTACGCCCGCGTACCAGGGGCCACCCCCGGTGTGGGCATGCCCGGTGTGGACGGTGAGACCGCACGCCTGCTGGCCGAGAACGCGGTCCAGCGGCTCGACGGACTGCACGGCTGGGTGCCCACCGGTGAGGCCGAACAGACGCTTCGAGAACCGCTCGACCACGGCGGGTTCGTCAGCCGCGCCGCTTTCCGTGCCGGGGTCGAGGACCTCGCCGCCCTGGACCGGCACCGGGCCGTCCCCCGGCGTCTGCTCGACGGGCTGACGGCGATCGCGGAGCGCGCGCCGCTGCGGGCGCGGACCGTCGTCCCGGTGCACGCGGACTGCCACTGGGACAACTGGCTCGCCCGCGACCGGGGCGTGACGGCCCTGCTGGACTTCGAATGGGCCCGCTTCGGCGAACCGGCCGACGACTGGTTCTTCCTGGCCCGGTTCAGCGGCCCCCACATGGAGACCGTTCTCGACGTCATCGCACGTGCCACGGGGACCTCGCCGGAAACGCTCCGTGCGGAGTGCGAGATTCGCGAAGCCGCCCACCTCACGTCCGATCTCCGGCTGGCCTTCGAACACCCCGACGCCCATGGCTGGATGGCCGCCGACAGGCTCCGTGACCTGGAGGAGCTCGTCGTCGGGCGCTACTGGTGGCGTGGTGCCCGGTGA
- a CDS encoding trehalase family glycosidase → MNHLSRRQFAASSLVPVGAALLPAAPAHAQEAAPQAPPHHVPGDSFRTGLSDVLDLHGLPGAAQPPGDNPLNVFADLGAWHAYGLPSAADHAYFGGFSGPLYIAEEYPWYLSRAFSRFGLVDERSGRAVDLSADRSPRLEARPGVLTQSYAMDELRVTMELRYAGHRTALIRATVQNRGTRDRELRPHWTGALLRHTSEPVRSAPRLHATDDGVAVRFAEVRSFKDFLTTAQTRFEVAHAGSVRTTVHGDEYRTTAHRPTRLAPGATAAFAWTESYTFTDTERRTNRPAVREALAHPDRVADRADRRWQLYLTRALDGVAPGRRRTAAKAVQTLVTNWRSPAGALRKDGITPSVTNTSFAGGFWAWDSWKEAVATAVFDPQLAVSTIESMFDYQIRPDSPDRPQDAGMVPDALFYNDVRHGGLNWNERNSKPPLAAWAVWQVYERGGGRAFLRRMYPKLRAYHAWWYRDRDHDRDGLAEYGATVDPANNSTEQRRLAAAWESGMDNAPRFDDTQVRTNTDRTGRTVGYSLAQQSVDLNCFLYAEKRFLARMATELGWQKEAKDLNHGADVLRDRIRTRTYDPATGFFYDCGPDGSGPRTAAGKGIEGAVPLWAGVASARQAAGVRAALTDPAQFATPMPLPTLARNSSKFDPTGYWRGLVWLDQAYFALRGLSDYGYDRDARAIGEKLLQHAEGLLGDGPIHENYQPLTGEGENSANFSWSAAVVLEMLRDG, encoded by the coding sequence ATGAATCATCTTTCGCGGAGGCAGTTCGCCGCTTCGTCGCTCGTACCGGTGGGGGCCGCCCTGCTCCCGGCGGCTCCCGCTCATGCCCAGGAGGCCGCGCCACAGGCGCCACCACACCACGTCCCCGGGGACTCGTTCCGGACCGGACTCTCCGACGTGCTCGACCTGCACGGCCTTCCCGGAGCGGCCCAGCCCCCGGGAGACAATCCGCTCAACGTCTTCGCCGATCTCGGGGCCTGGCACGCCTACGGGCTGCCCTCAGCGGCGGACCACGCGTACTTCGGAGGTTTCAGCGGGCCCCTGTACATAGCCGAGGAGTACCCCTGGTACCTGAGCCGGGCGTTCAGCCGGTTCGGACTCGTCGACGAGCGGTCGGGGCGGGCGGTCGACCTGTCGGCGGACCGGTCGCCCCGCCTGGAGGCCCGGCCGGGCGTCCTGACGCAGTCGTACGCCATGGACGAGCTGCGGGTGACCATGGAACTGCGGTACGCCGGCCACCGCACCGCCCTGATCCGGGCGACGGTCCAGAACCGGGGAACCAGGGACCGCGAGCTGCGTCCCCACTGGACGGGAGCTCTGCTGCGCCACACCAGCGAGCCGGTGCGCAGCGCACCGCGGCTGCACGCGACCGATGACGGCGTCGCGGTCCGGTTCGCCGAGGTCCGCTCGTTCAAGGACTTCCTGACCACCGCGCAGACCCGGTTCGAAGTGGCGCACGCCGGATCCGTACGCACGACCGTGCACGGCGATGAGTACCGCACCACCGCGCACCGTCCGACGCGGCTGGCGCCGGGTGCGACCGCCGCGTTCGCCTGGACCGAGTCGTACACGTTCACCGACACGGAACGCCGCACCAACCGCCCGGCCGTGCGCGAGGCCCTGGCGCACCCGGATCGCGTCGCGGACCGTGCGGACCGGCGCTGGCAGCTCTACCTGACCCGCGCACTCGACGGAGTGGCCCCCGGGCGCCGCCGGACCGCGGCGAAGGCGGTACAGACACTGGTGACCAACTGGCGCAGCCCGGCCGGTGCGCTGCGTAAGGACGGGATCACCCCCTCCGTCACCAACACGTCGTTCGCCGGGGGCTTCTGGGCCTGGGACTCGTGGAAGGAAGCCGTCGCGACGGCGGTCTTCGATCCTCAACTGGCCGTCTCGACCATTGAGTCGATGTTCGACTACCAGATCCGGCCGGACTCCCCGGACCGCCCGCAGGACGCGGGGATGGTGCCGGACGCGCTGTTCTACAACGACGTGCGTCACGGGGGCCTGAACTGGAACGAACGCAACTCCAAGCCGCCACTGGCCGCGTGGGCGGTGTGGCAGGTGTATGAGCGCGGCGGAGGCCGGGCGTTCCTGCGCCGGATGTATCCGAAGCTCAGGGCGTACCACGCGTGGTGGTACCGCGACAGGGACCACGATCGGGACGGCCTGGCCGAGTACGGCGCCACGGTGGACCCGGCCAACAACAGCACCGAGCAGCGGAGGCTGGCCGCCGCCTGGGAGAGCGGGATGGACAACGCTCCCAGGTTCGACGACACGCAGGTGCGGACCAACACCGACCGGACGGGGCGCACCGTCGGCTACTCACTCGCCCAGCAGTCGGTCGATCTCAATTGCTTCCTGTACGCGGAGAAACGCTTCCTCGCCCGGATGGCCACCGAGCTCGGCTGGCAGAAGGAGGCGAAGGACCTGAACCACGGGGCAGACGTCCTGCGGGACCGGATCAGGACCCGTACCTACGACCCGGCCACCGGATTCTTCTACGACTGCGGACCGGACGGCAGCGGCCCGCGCACGGCGGCCGGCAAGGGCATCGAAGGAGCCGTCCCGCTGTGGGCCGGCGTCGCATCCGCACGGCAGGCCGCCGGGGTCCGTGCCGCGCTCACCGACCCCGCGCAGTTCGCCACCCCGATGCCCCTCCCCACGCTCGCACGCAACAGTTCCAAGTTCGACCCGACCGGCTACTGGCGCGGTCTCGTCTGGCTGGACCAGGCGTATTTCGCCCTCCGCGGCCTGTCCGACTACGGCTACGACCGGGATGCCCGGGCCATCGGCGAGAAGCTGCTCCAGCACGCGGAGGGCCTGCTCGGTGACGGACCCATCCACGAGAACTACCAGCCGCTGACCGGTGAGGGTGAGAATTCCGCGAACTTCTCCTGGTCCGCGGCGGTCGTTCTGGAGATGCTCCGCGACGGGTGA
- a CDS encoding ATP-dependent Clp protease ATP-binding subunit has product MSMAFGSPLGPSDPFSDLLNRFFGMSPASSPPAVQRVPIGRLLTESSHELLDLAARKAAEDGTSDLDTEHLLWAATQVDSSRGLLSQAGVDPGALASRIAEVLPREAGEPSSEPGLTPAAKRTLAAAYADSQAAGVSYIGPEHILGALLGDSDSGAGRFLQADGPDAERLRGLTDRAARADGAPPTPKGPSTTLDEYGRDLTEEAKAGKLDPVVGRAEEIEQTVEILSRRSKNNPVLIGEPGVGKTAIVEGLAQRIVGGEVPDTLKDKRVVSLDLSGMVAGAQYRGQFEERLKKVIEDVQQASGDIILFIDELHTVVGAGGTGEGSMDAGNMLKPALARGELHVVGATTIDEYRKHIEKDAALERRFQPVLIPEPSVEETVQILEGLRDSYEAHHQVRFADGALTAAAELSDRYISDRFLPDKAIDLMDQAGARVRLRSSGRSTEVVSREDRLAKLRREKDQAVDAEQFDRASELKGQIAEVEGELAGIEERREGVVSVTAADIADVVSRRTGIPVSQLTSSEREKLLRLEEEMHARIVGQNEAVTAVSEAVRRNRAGMGDPNRPVGSFLFLGPTGVGKTELAKTLAELLFGEEDRMIRFDMSEFQEKHTVARLVGAPPGYVGYEEAGQLTEKVRRHPYSVLLFDEVEKAHPDVFNALLQILDDGRLTDAQGRTVNFSNCVVIMTSNIGAHRILAHKGEMSELKDELMDELRARFLPEFLNRIDDIIIFHSLTEKDLSEIVDHLLDRSKHRVHAQGMTLEVTEAAKKLLVAHGHQPEFGARPLRRTIQTELDNRIATLLLSGEAEPGDTITADVKDDSLHCTISGEADQDTAPGRPSAVAADAP; this is encoded by the coding sequence ATGTCGATGGCGTTCGGTTCACCCCTCGGTCCATCTGATCCGTTCAGCGATCTGCTGAACCGGTTCTTCGGTATGTCGCCGGCGTCGTCACCCCCGGCAGTGCAGCGGGTGCCGATCGGACGGCTCCTGACCGAGTCGTCGCACGAACTTCTCGACCTGGCCGCGCGCAAGGCGGCGGAGGACGGAACGTCCGACCTCGATACCGAGCATCTGCTGTGGGCGGCCACACAGGTCGACTCCTCACGTGGACTGCTCTCCCAGGCCGGTGTGGACCCCGGCGCGCTCGCCTCCCGGATCGCCGAGGTGCTTCCCCGGGAGGCGGGCGAGCCTTCCTCGGAGCCCGGACTCACCCCGGCGGCCAAGCGCACCCTCGCCGCCGCGTACGCCGATTCGCAGGCGGCCGGTGTGTCGTACATCGGCCCCGAGCACATCCTCGGCGCGCTCCTCGGCGACTCCGACTCCGGTGCCGGGCGGTTCCTGCAGGCGGACGGCCCCGACGCCGAGAGGCTGCGCGGCCTCACGGACCGGGCGGCGCGCGCGGACGGTGCGCCACCCACCCCGAAGGGGCCGTCCACGACCCTGGACGAGTACGGCAGGGACCTGACCGAGGAAGCGAAGGCGGGCAAGCTCGACCCCGTGGTGGGCCGGGCCGAGGAGATCGAGCAGACCGTCGAGATCCTCTCGCGGCGTTCCAAGAACAACCCGGTACTCATCGGCGAGCCCGGTGTCGGCAAGACCGCCATCGTGGAGGGGCTGGCGCAGCGCATCGTCGGGGGCGAGGTGCCCGACACCCTCAAGGACAAGCGGGTCGTCTCGCTGGACCTGTCCGGGATGGTGGCCGGGGCGCAGTACCGGGGGCAGTTCGAGGAGCGACTGAAGAAGGTCATCGAGGACGTCCAGCAGGCGAGCGGCGACATCATCCTGTTCATCGACGAACTGCACACGGTCGTCGGCGCGGGCGGAACGGGCGAGGGTTCCATGGACGCGGGCAACATGCTCAAGCCCGCCCTCGCACGCGGCGAGCTGCACGTGGTGGGGGCGACCACGATCGACGAGTACCGCAAGCACATCGAGAAGGACGCCGCCCTGGAGCGCCGCTTCCAGCCCGTGCTGATCCCAGAGCCGTCCGTCGAGGAGACGGTCCAGATCCTGGAGGGACTGCGCGACTCCTACGAGGCCCACCACCAGGTGCGTTTCGCCGACGGCGCCCTCACCGCGGCCGCGGAACTGTCCGACCGCTACATCAGCGACCGGTTCCTGCCCGACAAGGCCATCGACCTGATGGACCAGGCCGGTGCCCGGGTACGGCTGCGCAGTTCCGGCCGTTCCACCGAGGTCGTCAGCCGCGAGGACCGTCTCGCGAAGCTGCGCCGTGAGAAGGACCAGGCCGTCGACGCCGAGCAGTTCGACAGGGCATCGGAGCTGAAGGGCCAGATCGCCGAGGTGGAGGGTGAGCTCGCGGGCATCGAGGAACGGCGCGAGGGCGTCGTCTCCGTCACCGCGGCAGACATCGCGGACGTCGTCTCCCGCCGTACCGGGATCCCGGTCTCCCAGCTCACCTCCAGCGAGAGGGAGAAGCTCCTGAGGCTGGAGGAGGAGATGCACGCCAGGATCGTCGGCCAGAACGAGGCGGTCACCGCGGTCTCCGAAGCCGTACGCCGCAACCGCGCGGGCATGGGGGACCCGAACCGCCCCGTCGGCTCGTTCCTCTTCCTCGGGCCCACCGGAGTGGGCAAGACCGAACTCGCCAAGACACTCGCCGAGTTGCTGTTCGGCGAGGAGGACCGCATGATCCGGTTCGACATGAGCGAGTTCCAGGAGAAGCACACCGTCGCCCGGCTCGTCGGTGCTCCTCCCGGTTACGTCGGCTACGAGGAGGCCGGTCAGCTCACCGAGAAGGTCCGCCGCCATCCGTACAGCGTGCTGCTGTTCGACGAGGTGGAGAAGGCCCATCCGGACGTCTTCAACGCCCTGCTGCAGATCCTCGACGACGGACGCCTCACCGACGCCCAGGGCCGCACGGTGAACTTCAGCAACTGCGTGGTCATCATGACGTCCAACATCGGCGCCCATCGCATCCTCGCCCACAAGGGCGAGATGTCCGAGCTCAAGGATGAGCTGATGGACGAACTGCGGGCACGCTTCCTGCCCGAGTTCCTCAACCGCATCGACGACATCATCATCTTCCACAGCCTCACCGAGAAGGACCTGTCGGAGATCGTCGATCACCTCCTCGACCGCAGCAAGCACCGCGTCCACGCCCAGGGCATGACCCTGGAGGTCACCGAAGCGGCCAAGAAACTGCTGGTCGCTCACGGTCACCAGCCGGAGTTCGGCGCCCGTCCGCTGCGCCGCACGATCCAGACCGAACTCGACAACCGCATAGCCACCCTGCTGCTGAGCGGCGAGGCCGAGCCCGGCGACACGATCACCGCCGACGTGAAGGACGACTCGCTTCACTGCACCATCAGCGGCGAAGCCGACCAGGACACTGCCCCCGGCCGCCCGTCGGCGGTGGCAGCCGACGCACCCTGA
- a CDS encoding family 1 encapsulin nanocompartment shell protein — MSVPTGMNNLHRELAPITSQAWAQIEDEARRTFQRNVGGRRVVDVTGPDDPALAGVGTGHLTAIEAPATGVTARLRQVQPLVELRVPFKVTREAVDDVERGAQDSDWQPVKDGARAMAFAEDRAVFEGYAAAGISGLRERTSNPVHSLPAEVREYPDTVSRALTTLRLAGVAGPYSLLLGADAYTEVSETSDHGYPVAAHLGRLLDAPPIWAPALNGAFLVSTRGGDFELRLSEDLSIGYTAHDTNEIELYFRQTLTFLVYTDEAVVALTS, encoded by the coding sequence ATGTCCGTGCCCACCGGTATGAACAACCTCCACCGCGAACTCGCCCCGATCACCTCCCAGGCATGGGCGCAGATCGAGGACGAGGCCCGCCGCACGTTTCAGCGCAACGTCGGGGGCCGCCGCGTCGTGGACGTGACCGGCCCCGACGATCCGGCGCTGGCCGGTGTCGGCACCGGCCATCTCACCGCCATCGAGGCCCCGGCCACGGGTGTCACCGCGCGACTGCGTCAGGTGCAGCCCCTGGTCGAGCTCCGCGTCCCCTTCAAGGTCACCCGCGAAGCGGTGGACGACGTCGAGCGCGGCGCGCAGGACTCCGACTGGCAGCCCGTCAAGGACGGGGCACGCGCCATGGCGTTCGCCGAGGACCGGGCCGTCTTCGAGGGATACGCGGCAGCGGGCATCAGCGGGCTCCGTGAGCGCACCTCCAACCCGGTGCACAGCCTGCCGGCCGAGGTGAGGGAGTACCCGGACACCGTCAGCCGGGCTCTGACGACGCTGCGCCTCGCCGGCGTCGCGGGCCCGTATTCACTGCTTCTGGGAGCCGACGCGTACACGGAGGTCAGCGAGACGTCCGATCACGGGTACCCCGTCGCCGCGCACCTCGGCCGGCTCCTGGACGCTCCGCCCATCTGGGCACCCGCGCTCAACGGCGCCTTTCTTGTCTCCACCCGGGGCGGCGACTTCGAGCTGCGTCTCAGCGAGGATCTCTCGATCGGCTACACCGCGCACGACACGAACGAGATCGAGCTGTACTTCCGCCAGACGCTGACCTTCCTGGTCTACACCGATGAAGCCGTGGTGGCGCTCACCTCCTGA
- a CDS encoding Dyp-type peroxidase has protein sequence MVESQSVIAPPAKSALFLVCTIAPGGESVVRDLLPDVAGLKRSVGFRAPDAGLTCVVGIGSAAWDRLFDGPRPRDLHPFVPLAGSRHCAPCTPGDLIFHLRARHMDLCFELARLIGERLRGAVTVVDEVHGFKSFDERDLLGFVDGSENPEGRLAADSVFTGDEDPEFTGGSYVIVQKYVHDLAAWDALPTHEQELVIGRTKLNNVELPDDVKPADSHVALNTVTDADGNEQKIVRDNMPFGRIGQREFGTYFIGYARTPEVTEQMLRNMFLGDRPSVHDRILDFSTAVTGCLFHVPTADFLDDPPDPPAGATTTEGSLGIGSLKGV, from the coding sequence GTGGTCGAGTCGCAATCCGTGATCGCCCCGCCGGCCAAATCCGCTTTGTTCCTCGTGTGCACCATCGCGCCCGGCGGCGAATCCGTCGTCCGCGACCTGCTCCCCGATGTGGCCGGGCTGAAGCGATCGGTGGGTTTCCGTGCTCCGGACGCCGGGCTCACCTGCGTCGTCGGCATCGGCTCCGCCGCGTGGGACCGGCTCTTCGACGGGCCGCGCCCGCGCGATCTGCATCCCTTCGTGCCGCTGGCGGGCTCCCGTCACTGTGCACCGTGCACGCCCGGCGATCTCATCTTCCACCTGCGGGCCCGCCACATGGACCTCTGCTTTGAGCTGGCCCGCCTGATCGGGGAACGCCTCCGGGGAGCGGTCACCGTGGTGGACGAGGTGCATGGCTTCAAGTCCTTCGACGAGCGTGACCTCCTCGGCTTCGTGGACGGCAGCGAGAATCCGGAAGGCAGGCTCGCCGCCGATTCGGTGTTCACCGGCGACGAGGACCCCGAATTCACGGGCGGCAGTTATGTCATCGTGCAGAAGTACGTGCACGATCTCGCGGCATGGGACGCGCTGCCCACGCACGAGCAGGAATTGGTCATCGGCCGCACGAAGCTGAACAACGTCGAACTGCCCGACGACGTCAAGCCTGCGGATTCCCACGTCGCCCTCAACACGGTCACCGACGCGGACGGAAACGAGCAGAAGATCGTGCGGGACAACATGCCGTTCGGTCGTATCGGGCAAAGGGAGTTCGGTACCTATTTCATCGGCTATGCCCGCACTCCCGAGGTTACGGAGCAGATGCTGCGCAATATGTTCCTCGGAGACCGGCCCAGCGTTCATGACCGGATCCTCGACTTCTCCACCGCGGTCACCGGCTGTCTCTTCCATGTGCCCACCGCCGACTTCCTCGACGATCCGCCGGACCCACCCGCGGGCGCCACGACGACCGAAGGTTCTCTCGGTATCGGCAGCCTCAAAGGAGTCTGA
- a CDS encoding DUF1345 domain-containing protein, which translates to MILGLLVDARLGLLTGISVTELAFVVVGWLALWPMDAAGTRHNARREDFRPVAEELAVVGTALAGLFAIVLLLLLGNSSGESRTAAALALAGVFMCWAALHLMYTARYAYLYYRSPDGGIDFNSDKPPSYRDFMYFSYNLGMTYQVSDTDVSSSTIRSVALRHCLLSYLFGTSILATTINLVTGIVTG; encoded by the coding sequence ATGATTCTCGGCCTTCTGGTGGATGCGAGGCTGGGCCTTCTCACCGGGATCTCCGTCACGGAGCTGGCCTTCGTGGTGGTGGGCTGGCTGGCATTGTGGCCGATGGACGCCGCCGGCACCCGGCACAACGCCCGCCGTGAGGACTTCCGGCCCGTGGCGGAGGAACTGGCGGTGGTGGGGACCGCTCTGGCCGGACTCTTCGCCATCGTCCTGCTGCTCCTGCTCGGTAACTCCTCCGGGGAGAGCCGAACCGCCGCCGCCCTCGCACTCGCCGGGGTATTCATGTGCTGGGCGGCGCTCCACCTGATGTACACGGCGCGGTACGCGTACCTGTACTACCGGTCGCCCGACGGAGGCATCGACTTCAACTCCGACAAGCCGCCCTCGTACCGTGACTTCATGTACTTCAGCTACAACCTGGGCATGACGTACCAGGTGTCCGACACGGACGTCTCCAGTTCGACGATCCGCTCCGTCGCGCTGCGGCACTGCCTGCTGTCCTACCTCTTCGGAACGAGCATCCTGGCCACGACCATCAACCTTGTGACCGGCATCGTCACCGGCTGA
- a CDS encoding nuclear transport factor 2 family protein — MATETLDPLDRLTAERACERLITDFVHRLDLGEPGDVADLFTADGVWEWLEGDRRIQGREALRTYFGSRPADRLSRRICTNIRVTLTSGSAATATTYFTTYRVDGHTDSMESPRPPTQVGHYEDTFHKIDGRWLLSTRATFLAFAGPTERLGPPEHLGQAEHLGPAD; from the coding sequence ATGGCTACCGAAACCCTTGATCCACTGGACCGGCTGACGGCTGAGCGAGCCTGCGAACGGCTGATCACCGATTTCGTCCACCGGCTCGACCTGGGTGAACCGGGCGACGTGGCTGACCTGTTCACAGCTGACGGGGTCTGGGAGTGGCTTGAGGGCGACCGCAGGATCCAGGGCCGTGAAGCGCTCCGCACCTACTTCGGTTCTCGGCCTGCCGACCGGCTTTCCCGGCGCATCTGTACGAACATCCGGGTGACCCTCACATCCGGGTCTGCGGCGACGGCGACCACCTACTTCACGACCTACCGTGTCGACGGTCATACCGACAGCATGGAGTCCCCACGACCGCCCACGCAGGTGGGGCATTACGAGGACACGTTCCACAAGATCGACGGCCGGTGGCTCCTCAGTACGCGTGCCACGTTTCTGGCTTTCGCCGGACCGACCGAACGCCTCGGGCCGCCCGAACACCTCGGGCAAGCCGAACACCTCGGTCCGGCCGACTGA
- a CDS encoding toxin Doc, with protein MELHVDIRWLLERQAEALPKHPHIHDFSSLVAAVGRHRVNTPRVGATVDNSWRAAALMHAVIRLRPLPARNALFGVGLVVAYMDAAGEGIDAPYGALIDLARDIDTGRCDAYDAADRIRSWRI; from the coding sequence GTGGAGCTCCACGTCGACATCCGCTGGCTGCTGGAGCGCCAGGCGGAGGCCCTGCCGAAGCATCCGCACATCCACGACTTCTCCAGCCTGGTGGCAGCCGTCGGCCGGCACCGCGTCAACACCCCGAGGGTCGGCGCCACGGTCGACAACTCCTGGCGCGCCGCCGCTCTGATGCACGCCGTCATCCGGCTGCGTCCACTGCCCGCCCGCAACGCGTTGTTCGGCGTGGGCCTGGTCGTCGCGTACATGGACGCCGCCGGTGAAGGCATCGACGCCCCCTACGGCGCGCTGATCGACCTCGCCCGCGACATCGACACCGGCCGCTGCGACGCGTACGACGCGGCCGACCGCATCCGGTCCTGGCGGATCTGA